A stretch of the Notamacropus eugenii isolate mMacEug1 chromosome 2, mMacEug1.pri_v2, whole genome shotgun sequence genome encodes the following:
- the CDC20 gene encoding cell division cycle protein 20 homolog isoform X2: MAQFVFENDLHSLLQLDTSIVNAPPARWQRKAKETPGPPPSPMRTANRSHSSGRTPGRTPGKSGSKTQSTPSKAGGDRYIPHRSTSQMEVASFLLSKENQPANNTPTRKEQQKAWSLNLNGFDVEEAKILRLSGKPQNAPEGYQNSLRVLYSQKATPGSSRKKTCRYIPSLPDRILDAPEIRNDYYLNLMDWSCGNVLAVALDTSVYLWSAGSGEILQLLQTERPGDYVSSVAWIKEGNYLAVGTSSAEVQLWDVQQQKRLRNMSSHTARVGALAWNSYILSSGSRSGHVHHHDVRVAEHHVATLSGHSQEVCGLRWAPDGRYLASGGNDNLVNVWPSAPSDGGWGPLQTFTQHVGAVKAVAWCPWQSNVLATGGGTSDRHIRIWNVCSGACLSAVDAQSQVCAILWSPHYKELISGHGFAQNQLVIWKYPSMAKVAELKGHTARVLSLTMSPDGCTVASAAADETLRLWRCFELDPAQRREREKASAAKSSLIHQGIR, encoded by the exons ATGGCACAGTTTGTATTTGAGAATGACCTGCACTCTCTGCTCCAGCTGGACACATCTATTGTCAATGCACCTCCTGCTCGATGGCAGCGCAAAGCCAAGGAAACCCCTGGCCCCCCCCCTTCCCCAATGCGCACAGCCAACCGATCACACAGCTCCGGAAGAACGCCAGGCCGGACTCCTG GCAAATCTGGTTCCAAGACACAAAGCACCCCTAGTAAAGCGGGCGGGGATCGCTACATCCCCCATCGAAGCACATCCCAGATGGAGGTGGCCAGTTTCCTGCTGAGCAAGGAGAATCAGCCAGCCAACAATACGCCCACCAGGAAg GAGCAGCAGAAAGCCTGGTCCTTGAATCTAAATGGTTTTGATGTGGAAGAAGCCAAGATCCTCCGGCTCAGTGGAAAGCCCCAGAATGCCCCTGAAGGGTATCAGAACAGCCTTCGGGTGCTGTACAGTCAGAAGGCCACCCCAGGCTCCAGCAGGAAGAAGACTTGCCGCTatatcccctccctccctgaccgTATCCTAGATGCTCCTGAGATTCGAAATGACTACT ATCTGAACCTCATGGACTGGAGCTGTGGCAATGTGCTGGCTGTGGCTCTGGACACATCTGTGTACTTGTGGAGCGCGGGCTCGGGAGAGATCCTGCAGCTGCTGCAGACAGAACGGCCAGGGGACTATGTGTCCTCTGTGGCCTGGATCAAGGAGGGGAACTACCTGGCCGTGGGCACCAGCAGCGCAGAGGTTCAG cTGTGGGATGTCCAGCAGCAGAAACGGCTTCGGAACATGAGCAGCCACACAGCACGTGTGGGCGCCCTGGCCTGGAACAGCTACATTCTCTCCAG TGGGTCTCGGTCTGGCCACGTCCATCACCATGATGTCCGAGTGGCTGAACACCATGTGGCTACGCTGAGTggacacagccaggaagtgtgtGGCCTGCGCTGGGCCCCTGATGGCCGTTACTTGGCCAGTGGTGGCAATGACAACTTGGTGAATGTGTGGCCCAGTGCCCCAAGTGATGGGGGCTGGGGTCCCCTGCAGACTTTCACTCAGCATGTTGGTGCAGTCAAG GCTGTGGCCTGGTGTCCATGGCAGTCCAACGTGCTGGCCACTGGAGGCGGCACCAGTGACCGGCACATCCGGATCTGGAACGTTTGCTCAGGAGCATGCCTCAGTGCCGTGGATGCCCAGTCTCAAGTGTGCGCCATCCTCTGGTCCCCACACTATAAAGAACTCATCTCTGGCCACGGCTTTGCCCAGAATCAGCTGGTCATCTGGAAGTATCCGAGCATGGCCAAGGTGGCCGAGCTCAAAGGGCACACAGCCCGAGTCCTGAGCCTGACCATGAGCCCTGACGGCTGCACCGTGGCCTCGGCTGCCGCAGATGAAACCCTGCGCCTATGGCGCTGCTTCGAGCTGGACCCTGCGCAGCGGCGGGAGCGGGAAAAAGCGAGTGCAGCCAAAAGTAGCCTCATCCACCAGGGCATCCGCTGA
- the ELOVL1 gene encoding very long chain fatty acid elongase 1: MESLINAYQELMKTADPRIQDYPLMDTPLLMTSLILAYVYFVLSLGPRLMANRKPFQLRGFMVIYNFSLVALSLYIVYEFLMSGWLSTYTWRCDPVDFSQNPEALRMVRVAWLFLFSKYIELMDTVIFILRKKDGQVTFLHVFHHSVLPWSWWWGIRVAPGGMGSFHAMVNSSVHVIMYLYYGLSALGPVAQPYLWWKKHMTAIQLIQFVLVSLHISQYYFLPNCDYQYPVIIHLIWMYGTIFFLLFSNFWYQSYTKGKRLPRAAQQNGVPKVKAN, encoded by the exons ATGGAGTCCTTAATAAACGCCTATCAGGAGTTGATGAAGACAGCAG ATCCCCGAATACAGGACTACCCCTTGATGGACACCCCGCTGCTCATGACCTCCCTCATCCTTGCCTATGTCTACTTTGTACTGTCCTTGGGGCCCCGGCTGATGGCCAATCGGAAACCATTTCAGCTTCGAGGCTTCATGGTCATATACAACTTCTCCTTGGTGGCTCTCTCCCTCTACATAGTCTATGAG TTCCTGATGTCTGGCTGGCTGAGCACCTACACATGGCGATGTGACCCTGTGGACTTTTCCCAGAACCCTGAGGCTCTTCGG ATGGTTCGTGTGGCTTGgctctttctcttctcaaagTACATCGAGTTGATGGACACA GTAATCTTTATTCTTCGAAAGAAGGACGGTCAGGTGACTTTCTTGCATGTCTTCCATCACTCTGTGCTGCCCTGGAGCTGGTGGTGGGGCATTAGGGTGGCCCCag GAGGAATGGGCTCCTTCCATGCCATGGTGAACTCCTCTGTCCATGTGATCATGTATCTGTATTACGGGCTGTCTGCTTTGGGCCCAGTGGCCCAGCCTTACCTCTGGTGGAAGAAGCACATGACGGCCATCCAGCTG ATACAGTTTGTGCTGGTCTCGTTACACATCTCTCAGTATTATTTCCTGCCCAACTGTGACTACCAGTACCCTGTGATCATCCACCTCATCTGGATGTACGGCACCATCTTCTTCTTGCTCTTCTCCAACTTCTGGTATCAGTCCTATACCAAGGGCAAACGGCTGCCAAGGGCTGCCCAGCAGAATGGGGTGCCCAAAGTCAAGGCGAACTGA